One window of Acidobacteriaceae bacterium genomic DNA carries:
- a CDS encoding ATP-binding protein yields the protein MKPQPASEKLARLTGLLKLLASYAVALVLPALGAVISLHTSPFRGTPLGISFACIAVVSLISGFGPGIVASISTAVSYAYEIAPDNVPFTHGPREIIHTLVIVLLGVVLTYLCERQRITSERLRDAVATLQVKTDGLIEAQQASSSVAWTYDTHARRIHWAEGGPPIFGRPFDGPSMSGLPLDLVLEEDRHAVEEIFDGSFATDTPFQLQFRSRMPSGEVRWFESRGRPSPRQKNLWRGVTLDITERKTAETALVRSEKLAAIGRLSATIAHEMNNPLEAVTNLLFLCSTDTSLSPETRAYLSSADQELGRLASIARHTLSFARPHSSGGPAHIAGITEAVAEMFRPRCASRGGAIQLLRNPDLIVAAPADEVRQMLTNLVSNACDAIEGPSGLIAIDVWADDEFAMIEVRDNGVGIAPENLDHIFDPFFTTKPDVGTGIGLWVTRELAAKRGGDIEVRTEGLPHGFRTAFRIQLPLADQSA from the coding sequence GTGAAGCCGCAGCCTGCATCTGAAAAGCTCGCTCGCCTCACCGGCCTCCTCAAACTCCTCGCGAGCTACGCCGTTGCGCTCGTGCTTCCCGCGCTCGGCGCCGTTATCAGCCTGCACACAAGTCCTTTCCGCGGCACACCGCTGGGAATCAGCTTCGCCTGCATCGCTGTCGTCTCGCTTATCAGCGGTTTCGGCCCGGGCATCGTAGCCTCGATCAGCACGGCCGTCTCGTATGCCTATGAGATCGCCCCCGACAATGTACCGTTCACCCACGGCCCGCGCGAGATCATCCACACCCTCGTCATCGTTCTGCTCGGGGTAGTGTTGACCTACCTGTGCGAGCGACAGCGCATCACCAGCGAGCGGTTGCGCGACGCCGTCGCCACCCTGCAGGTCAAGACCGACGGTCTGATCGAGGCCCAACAGGCCTCCAGTTCCGTCGCCTGGACCTACGACACCCATGCCCGCCGCATCCACTGGGCCGAGGGCGGCCCCCCCATCTTCGGCCGCCCCTTCGACGGTCCTTCGATGTCCGGCCTGCCGCTCGATCTCGTCCTCGAGGAAGACCGCCATGCGGTTGAGGAGATATTCGATGGCTCCTTCGCGACGGACACGCCGTTTCAGCTTCAGTTTCGCAGCCGCATGCCGAGCGGCGAGGTTCGCTGGTTTGAGAGCCGCGGCAGGCCATCCCCGCGTCAGAAGAATCTCTGGCGAGGCGTCACGCTCGATATCACCGAACGCAAAACTGCGGAAACGGCGCTGGTGCGCTCAGAGAAGCTCGCAGCCATCGGACGTCTTTCGGCCACCATCGCGCACGAGATGAACAATCCGCTCGAGGCGGTGACAAACCTGCTGTTTCTCTGTTCTACGGACACCAGCCTGTCACCGGAGACAAGGGCTTATCTCTCGTCTGCGGACCAGGAGCTTGGCCGTCTGGCGAGCATTGCGCGGCACACGCTCAGCTTTGCCCGGCCGCACTCTTCCGGCGGTCCTGCGCACATTGCAGGGATTACCGAAGCGGTGGCGGAGATGTTTCGGCCGCGTTGCGCATCGCGAGGCGGAGCCATCCAGTTACTTCGCAACCCGGACCTGATCGTGGCCGCGCCCGCTGACGAAGTTCGCCAGATGCTCACAAACCTCGTCTCAAATGCCTGCGACGCCATCGAAGGCCCTTCGGGTCTCATCGCGATCGATGTCTGGGCCGATGACGAGTTCGCCATGATTGAAGTGCGCGACAACGGCGTCGGGATCGCCCCGGAGAATCTCGACCACATCTTCGATCCGTTCTTCACGACGAAGCCTGACGTCGGCACCGGCATCGGCCTGTGGGTTACGCGAGAGCTCGCCGCGAAACGCGGTGGAGACATCGAGGTGAGGACGGAAGGTCTGCCGCACGGGTTCCGCACCGCGTTCCGCATCCAGCTGCCGCTGGCAGATCAGTCCGCGTGA
- a CDS encoding VWA domain-containing protein: protein MKGLLCWAFLPSLFAGAVSLAAAQTGGNSQPPQSGYTLHAKVREVITDVLVTDRNGNPIHGLSESAFHIFDNGKPQHLAVFEEHTQADASATLPGHAANVYSNDVIVHPPRVFNIILLDTATITVPDQMYLRQQLDHFIKQLPADEPFAVLARSTEHTIMLADFTTDHQRLLSAIHRQLPRILPPGSRYMTDGPLMAEICSYLQQYPGRKNVLWFNGGSNLALTPDPTTGLVALPDMRWLYDQLELARIALYPIDVRGLQVAPFPGETTQHFIMEDEADTTGGRLVFNNNGIADAARKIADTDASFYTLTYSPQDIKLDNKWHKVKVTVDGGGYQLSYRRGYFDDGSNLKQEQNPDRKRLLQNGEAVADAQLPPIVFDVRVNPVDQTQSAAVPAAGLSPAEPPKKGEHAFTMHYILPADALPEQTVGTEEKFTVGVGVLGFNEYGRSVARVTKKVILGVSQEHAAALQSGAKISFDQVVNLPDGNDSLFVVVWNTDTGRLGTVQIPLTVGKAHAD from the coding sequence ATGAAGGGTTTGCTCTGCTGGGCTTTTCTTCCGTCGCTGTTTGCAGGAGCAGTTTCACTCGCTGCTGCGCAGACTGGCGGCAATAGCCAACCGCCGCAGAGCGGATACACATTGCATGCCAAGGTGCGCGAGGTCATCACCGACGTGCTGGTGACCGACCGCAACGGCAACCCTATTCATGGCCTAAGTGAGTCCGCCTTTCACATCTTCGACAACGGCAAGCCGCAGCATCTCGCAGTCTTCGAGGAGCACACGCAGGCAGACGCCAGCGCCACGCTGCCGGGGCACGCCGCAAATGTTTACAGCAATGACGTGATCGTGCACCCTCCGCGAGTCTTCAACATCATTCTGCTGGACACAGCGACCATCACAGTCCCGGACCAGATGTATCTGCGTCAGCAGCTCGATCACTTCATCAAGCAACTTCCGGCGGACGAGCCGTTCGCTGTGCTCGCGCGAAGCACTGAACACACGATCATGCTCGCGGACTTCACCACCGATCATCAGAGACTGCTGTCTGCGATCCATCGCCAGCTTCCGCGGATCCTGCCGCCGGGCTCCCGCTACATGACGGATGGCCCACTTATGGCAGAGATCTGCAGCTATCTGCAGCAGTATCCTGGCCGCAAAAATGTTCTCTGGTTCAACGGAGGCTCGAACCTCGCGCTCACGCCGGACCCGACAACGGGACTGGTTGCTCTTCCGGATATGCGCTGGCTCTATGACCAGCTCGAACTTGCTCGCATTGCGCTCTATCCCATTGATGTGCGCGGCCTGCAGGTGGCGCCGTTTCCAGGTGAAACAACTCAGCACTTCATTATGGAAGACGAGGCAGACACAACGGGAGGCCGCCTGGTCTTCAACAACAATGGCATTGCCGATGCGGCAAGGAAAATAGCCGACACTGATGCGAGCTTTTACACGCTGACCTATTCACCGCAGGACATAAAGCTCGACAACAAATGGCACAAGGTCAAAGTCACTGTCGACGGAGGTGGCTATCAGCTCAGCTATCGGCGCGGCTACTTCGACGACGGATCGAATCTCAAACAGGAACAGAATCCTGATAGAAAGCGGCTGCTTCAGAACGGAGAGGCCGTCGCCGATGCGCAGTTGCCGCCAATCGTCTTCGATGTGCGTGTGAATCCGGTGGACCAGACTCAATCCGCTGCAGTGCCGGCCGCCGGGCTCTCCCCCGCGGAGCCGCCCAAAAAGGGAGAGCACGCTTTCACGATGCACTACATCTTGCCCGCGGATGCGCTCCCGGAACAGACGGTCGGCACGGAAGAGAAGTTCACAGTCGGAGTTGGTGTACTCGGATTCAATGAGTACGGCCGCTCCGTCGCGCGCGTAACGAAGAAGGTCATATTGGGGGTCTCGCAGGAACACGCTGCGGCCTTGCAATCAGGTGCGAAGATCTCGTTCGATCAAGTCGTCAATCTGCCCGATGGAAACGATTCCCTTTTCGTCGTTGTCTGGAATACAGACACCGGGCGGCTTGGAACAGTGCAGATTCCGCTCACGGTTGGGAAGGCTCACGCGGACTGA